The Myxococcota bacterium genome has a segment encoding these proteins:
- a CDS encoding RidA family protein — MPLEHIDPPTLMKPMGYTHVVAATGARTLYVAGQGAFDAQWQLVGPGDLEAQARQAYGNLLLALEGAGAGPEHIAKSTMYVVGLEQAKLPAVMRGIAAALGGRDARPPASTMVGVERLAMDGMLIEIEAIAVVDA, encoded by the coding sequence ATGCCGCTCGAGCACATCGATCCGCCGACGCTGATGAAGCCGATGGGGTACACGCACGTGGTCGCGGCCACGGGCGCCCGCACGCTCTACGTGGCGGGGCAGGGCGCCTTCGACGCGCAGTGGCAGCTCGTCGGGCCGGGCGACCTCGAGGCGCAGGCGCGGCAGGCCTACGGGAACCTGCTGCTCGCGCTCGAGGGCGCGGGAGCGGGCCCCGAGCACATCGCGAAGAGCACGATGTACGTGGTCGGCCTCGAGCAGGCGAAGCTGCCCGCCGTGATGCGCGGCATCGCCGCCGCGCTCGGCGGCCGCGATGCGCGCCCGCCGGCGTCGACGATGGTCGGCGTCGAGCGGCTCGCGATGGACGGCATGCTGATCGAGATCGAGGCGATCGCGGTCGTCGACGCCTGA
- a CDS encoding ester cyclase, protein MRPLDVVRKVIECDNGRDARGYRALLHDDYRARVHGEVQTDGADAEVAALEAWWKATPDSHLEELATYVDGNVVTLRYRLSGTNEGALGTLPATGRTFTTEACTLLEVEDGKVRRTWRFADTFGMLKQLGVIPG, encoded by the coding sequence ATGCGCCCGCTCGACGTCGTCCGCAAGGTGATCGAATGCGACAACGGCCGCGACGCCCGCGGCTACCGCGCCCTCCTCCACGACGACTATCGAGCGCGCGTGCACGGCGAGGTCCAGACCGACGGCGCCGACGCCGAGGTCGCCGCCCTCGAAGCCTGGTGGAAGGCCACGCCCGACAGCCACCTCGAAGAGCTCGCCACCTACGTCGACGGCAACGTCGTCACGCTCCGCTACCGCCTCTCCGGAACCAACGAAGGCGCCCTCGGAACCCTGCCCGCCACGGGCCGCACGTTCACGACCGAGGCCTGCACGCTGCTCGAGGTCGAAGACGGCAAGGTGCGGCGCACGTGGAGGTTCGCGGACACGTTCGGGATGCTGAAGCAGCTGGGAGTGATTCCGGGCTAG
- a CDS encoding DUF1801 domain-containing protein: MATKSERATELLRFPGAVAHDPAIERWMRDRAGALGSIAEHWFGVMRGCGADVRELLHDGHPTACIGDAAFAYVDAFRAHVNVGFFRGAELRDPAGLLEGTGRFMRHVELRPGVEVDAAALEALVEAACADMRRRVEREAGPVSPLPPPRPRAGGRRRASRSA; this comes from the coding sequence ATGGCGACGAAGAGCGAGCGCGCGACCGAGCTGCTGCGGTTCCCCGGCGCCGTCGCGCACGACCCGGCCATCGAGCGCTGGATGCGCGACCGCGCGGGCGCGCTCGGCTCGATCGCCGAGCACTGGTTCGGGGTGATGCGCGGCTGCGGCGCCGACGTGCGCGAGCTGCTGCACGACGGGCATCCGACCGCGTGCATCGGCGACGCGGCATTCGCCTACGTCGACGCCTTCCGCGCGCACGTGAACGTCGGCTTCTTCCGCGGCGCCGAGCTGCGCGACCCCGCCGGCCTGCTCGAGGGCACCGGGCGCTTCATGCGGCACGTCGAGCTCCGGCCCGGCGTGGAGGTCGATGCCGCCGCGCTCGAGGCGCTCGTCGAGGCCGCCTGCGCCGACATGCGAAGGCGCGTGGAACGGGAGGCCGGCCCGGTCAGCCCGCTTCCTCCTCCCCGTCCACGCGCAGGTGGCCGGCGACGAGCGTCGCGAAGCGCGTGA
- a CDS encoding amidohydrolase family protein: protein MALVVDAHHHLLDPARIDYPFLRFLPHLARFVGHEELGALAKDAGVDASVCVQAADCEPETDFMLAQAAEAGFIAGVVGWVPLADPAATERAIARHRDARAPLVGVRHLIHDEPDPDWVVRPAVLDSLRLLADAGLAFDLSAFQPRHLEHVATIAAAVPALRLVVCHFGMPGAKPEDWEPWATAFARAAAHPHCVVKVSGLDMYRGGCDVDAFRPYFDFALEHFGAERMIWASNWPVSLQLTGYAQLLETARAVLAGRSPAERDAIFGGNAIRTYRLPL, encoded by the coding sequence ATGGCCCTCGTCGTCGACGCCCACCACCACCTGCTCGACCCCGCGCGCATCGACTACCCGTTCCTCCGCTTCCTCCCGCACCTCGCACGCTTCGTCGGACACGAAGAGCTCGGCGCGCTCGCGAAGGACGCGGGCGTCGACGCCAGCGTCTGCGTGCAGGCGGCCGACTGCGAGCCCGAAACCGACTTCATGCTCGCGCAGGCGGCCGAGGCGGGATTCATCGCGGGCGTCGTCGGCTGGGTGCCGCTCGCCGACCCGGCCGCGACCGAGCGCGCGATCGCGCGCCACCGCGACGCGCGCGCGCCGCTCGTCGGCGTCCGGCACCTGATCCACGACGAGCCCGACCCCGACTGGGTCGTCCGGCCCGCCGTCCTCGACTCGCTGCGCCTGCTCGCCGACGCCGGGCTCGCGTTCGACCTCTCGGCCTTCCAGCCGCGGCACCTCGAGCACGTCGCGACGATCGCCGCTGCCGTGCCCGCGCTGCGTCTCGTCGTCTGCCACTTCGGGATGCCCGGTGCGAAGCCCGAAGACTGGGAGCCGTGGGCGACCGCGTTCGCGCGCGCCGCCGCGCACCCGCACTGCGTCGTGAAGGTCTCCGGCCTCGACATGTACCGCGGCGGCTGCGACGTCGACGCCTTCCGCCCCTACTTCGACTTCGCGCTCGAGCACTTCGGCGCCGAGCGCATGATCTGGGCCTCGAACTGGCCCGTCTCGCTCCAGCTCACGGGCTATGCGCAGCTGCTCGAGACCGCGCGCGCCGTGCTCGCCGGCCGCAGCCCCGCCGAGCGCGACGCCATCTTCGGCGGCAACGCCATCCGCACCTACCGCCTGCCCCTCTAG
- a CDS encoding alpha/beta fold hydrolase yields the protein MTDFVLVHGGAHGAWCWERLVPHLVSDPRVGAVVAVDLRGHGARRGDGGLEGITVADYVDDVVGEIEGRDLADVVLVGHSLAGITTPRVAQRVGDRVRRLVHLSTSNPPVGQSIADLMEHPLSPVSRGADFRRMFCNDLDDDTVAWLLARLEREPPGPMTERVPPVALPPGLATTYILLERDEALPPAYQREQARNAGVDEVVPFDAGHSAFLSRPRELAELLLRYA from the coding sequence ATGACCGACTTCGTCCTCGTCCACGGCGGTGCGCACGGCGCGTGGTGCTGGGAGCGCCTGGTGCCGCACCTCGTGTCCGACCCGCGCGTCGGCGCGGTCGTCGCCGTCGACCTCCGCGGCCACGGCGCGCGCCGCGGCGACGGCGGGCTCGAGGGCATCACGGTCGCGGACTACGTCGACGACGTGGTCGGCGAGATCGAGGGGCGCGACCTCGCCGACGTGGTGCTCGTCGGTCACTCGCTGGCCGGCATCACGACGCCTCGCGTGGCGCAGCGCGTCGGCGATCGCGTGCGGCGGCTCGTGCACCTGTCGACGTCGAATCCGCCGGTCGGGCAGTCGATCGCCGACCTGATGGAACACCCGCTGTCGCCGGTCTCGCGCGGCGCGGACTTCCGGCGGATGTTCTGCAACGACCTCGACGACGACACGGTGGCCTGGCTGCTCGCGCGGCTCGAACGCGAGCCGCCCGGCCCGATGACGGAGCGCGTGCCGCCCGTCGCGCTGCCGCCCGGCCTCGCGACCACGTACATCCTGCTCGAGCGCGACGAGGCGCTCCCGCCCGCCTATCAACGCGAGCAGGCGCGCAACGCCGGCGTCGACGAGGTCGTGCCGTTCGACGCGGGGCACAGCGCGTTCCTGTCGCGGCCGCGCGAGCTGGCGGAGCTCCTTCTGCGCTACGCGTGA
- a CDS encoding CaiB/BaiF CoA-transferase family protein, whose translation MPGPLEGVKVVELGVWVAGPAAGGILADWGADVVKIEPPGVGDPARLFKTMLGGDLPFNPVFEMDNRSKRSVGIDLGSDEGRAIALELVDGADVFLTNVRLAGLRRLGLDPESLCARNPRLVYCAITGFGTSGPDADRAAYDIAAFWARSGIAASLTSQGHHPPFQRGGMGDHNAGLAGAAAISAALFKRAQTGQGQFVSTSLLREGLYTLSFDLSIACRFGIHVAPANRKTMGNPCINNYQDKDGRWFWIVGLEGDRHWPPLCRAVGHPEWVEDERFRDARGRAQNAADLIGRLDAIFATKSIDEWRPIFDGTPDFFWSPVQTIDEVLADEQVHACGGLVEVPDGDATTTLPATPCDFHGTPWKPRAMAPEHGEHTDEVLRELGRDDAAIAALREKGAVV comes from the coding sequence AGATCGAGCCGCCCGGCGTCGGCGACCCGGCGCGCCTGTTCAAGACGATGCTCGGCGGCGACCTGCCGTTCAACCCCGTCTTCGAGATGGACAACCGCAGCAAGCGCAGCGTCGGCATCGACCTCGGGAGCGACGAGGGCCGCGCCATCGCGCTCGAGCTCGTCGACGGCGCCGACGTGTTCCTCACCAACGTGCGGCTGGCGGGCCTGCGGCGCCTCGGGCTCGACCCGGAGTCGCTCTGCGCGCGCAATCCGCGGCTCGTCTACTGCGCGATCACGGGCTTCGGCACGAGCGGGCCCGACGCCGACCGCGCGGCCTACGACATCGCCGCCTTCTGGGCGCGCTCGGGCATCGCGGCGTCGCTCACGAGCCAGGGCCATCACCCGCCGTTCCAGCGCGGCGGCATGGGCGACCACAACGCGGGGCTCGCGGGCGCGGCGGCCATCTCGGCCGCGCTCTTCAAGCGCGCGCAGACGGGCCAGGGTCAGTTCGTGTCGACGTCGCTCCTGCGCGAAGGGCTCTACACGCTGTCGTTCGACCTCTCGATCGCGTGCCGCTTCGGCATCCACGTCGCGCCCGCGAACCGCAAGACGATGGGCAACCCGTGCATCAACAACTACCAGGACAAGGACGGGCGCTGGTTCTGGATCGTCGGCCTCGAGGGCGACCGCCACTGGCCGCCGCTGTGCCGCGCGGTCGGGCACCCCGAGTGGGTGGAGGACGAGCGCTTCCGCGACGCGCGCGGGCGCGCGCAGAACGCGGCCGACCTGATCGGCAGGCTCGACGCCATCTTCGCGACGAAGTCGATCGACGAGTGGCGGCCGATCTTCGACGGCACGCCCGACTTCTTCTGGTCGCCCGTGCAGACGATCGACGAGGTGCTCGCCGACGAGCAGGTGCACGCGTGCGGCGGGCTCGTCGAGGTGCCCGACGGCGACGCGACGACGACGCTGCCCGCGACGCCGTGCGACTTCCACGGCACGCCGTGGAAGCCGCGCGCGATGGCGCCCGAGCACGGCGAGCACACCGACGAGGTGCTGCGCGAGCTCGGCCGCGACGACGCGGCGATCGCCGCGCTGCGCGAGAAGGGCGCCGTCGTCTGA
- a CDS encoding alpha/beta hydrolase, whose translation MPVDPQVTPLLEAMAGMAQIDWWSMDPAVMRQGFGTVGPEPEKIEVAKVVDRTIPGPAGEIPVRIYTPEGTGPFPLVAFFHGGGFVLCGLDSHDTLARALCRGAGAIVVSVDYRLAPESKFPAAADDCYAATKWVADHAAELGGDAERLAVAGDSAGGNLSAVTALLAKRKGGPRLVHQLLVYPVTSHEPDTDSYRENAEGFFLTADMMKWFTHHYLRDAKDAKDPLAAPIHATKADLAGLPPATVITAEYDPLRDEGEAYGRMLEDAGVGTLIVRYDGMIHGFVSMFGVLDKGRDAVELCSKRLREAFGA comes from the coding sequence ATGCCCGTCGACCCGCAGGTGACACCGCTGCTCGAGGCCATGGCCGGCATGGCCCAGATCGACTGGTGGTCGATGGACCCCGCCGTGATGCGGCAGGGCTTCGGCACCGTCGGCCCCGAGCCCGAGAAGATCGAGGTGGCGAAGGTGGTCGACCGCACGATCCCCGGCCCGGCGGGCGAGATTCCCGTGCGCATCTACACGCCGGAGGGCACGGGGCCGTTCCCGCTCGTCGCCTTCTTCCACGGCGGCGGCTTCGTGCTCTGCGGCCTCGATTCGCACGACACGCTCGCGCGCGCCCTCTGCCGCGGCGCGGGCGCCATCGTCGTCTCGGTCGACTACCGGCTCGCGCCCGAGTCGAAGTTCCCGGCCGCGGCCGACGATTGCTATGCGGCGACGAAGTGGGTGGCCGACCATGCCGCCGAGCTCGGCGGCGACGCCGAGCGCCTCGCCGTCGCGGGCGACAGCGCGGGCGGCAACCTCTCGGCCGTCACCGCCCTCCTCGCGAAGCGCAAGGGCGGGCCGAGGCTCGTGCACCAGCTCCTCGTCTATCCCGTCACGTCCCACGAGCCCGACACCGACTCCTACCGCGAGAACGCCGAGGGCTTCTTCCTCACGGCCGACATGATGAAGTGGTTCACGCACCACTACCTGCGCGACGCGAAGGACGCGAAGGACCCGCTCGCCGCGCCCATCCACGCGACGAAGGCCGACCTCGCCGGCCTCCCGCCCGCGACCGTCATCACCGCGGAGTACGACCCGCTGCGCGACGAGGGCGAGGCCTACGGCCGGATGCTCGAGGACGCGGGCGTCGGCACGCTGATCGTCCGCTACGACGGCATGATCCACGGCTTCGTCTCGATGTTCGGCGTGCTCGACAAGGGCCGCGACGCGGTCGAGCTGTGCAGCAAGCGCCTGCGCGAGGCCTTCGGCGCCTAG
- a CDS encoding class I SAM-dependent methyltransferase produces MTLYDTIGQGYGGRRRADPRIASQIVRALGSARRVVNVGAGAGSYEPRDRDVVAVEPSRVMLGQRARDAAPAVRGSAMALPFRDASFDASLAVLTAHHWPDVARGLRELRRVARERVVVFTFDTAGDGFWIADYFPAIAGLDRRTMPTVAAVARALGGADVVDVPVPHDCSDGFLGAYWRRPHAYLDASVRAAISVFARIDGVDEGVARLQQDLDSGAWQRRWGHLLEREELDVGYRLVVA; encoded by the coding sequence ATGACCCTCTACGACACGATCGGCCAGGGCTACGGCGGACGGCGGCGCGCGGACCCGCGCATCGCCTCGCAGATCGTGCGCGCGCTCGGGAGCGCGCGCCGCGTCGTGAACGTCGGCGCGGGCGCGGGCTCCTACGAGCCGCGCGATCGCGACGTGGTCGCGGTCGAGCCGTCGCGGGTCATGCTCGGTCAGCGCGCTCGCGACGCGGCGCCCGCGGTGCGCGGCTCGGCGATGGCCCTTCCGTTTCGCGATGCGAGCTTCGACGCGTCGCTCGCCGTCCTCACCGCACACCACTGGCCCGACGTCGCGCGGGGGCTGCGCGAGCTGCGGCGCGTCGCGCGCGAGCGCGTGGTCGTGTTCACCTTCGACACGGCGGGCGACGGCTTCTGGATCGCGGACTACTTTCCCGCGATCGCCGGGCTCGACCGACGCACGATGCCGACGGTCGCGGCCGTCGCGCGCGCGCTCGGCGGCGCCGACGTCGTCGACGTGCCCGTGCCCCACGACTGCTCGGACGGCTTCCTCGGCGCCTACTGGCGGCGCCCGCACGCCTACCTCGATGCGAGCGTCCGCGCGGCCATCTCCGTCTTCGCGCGCATCGACGGCGTCGACGAAGGCGTCGCGCGCCTCCAGCAGGACCTCGACTCCGGCGCCTGGCAGCGGCGCTGGGGACACCTGCTCGAGCGCGAAGAGCTCGACGTCGGGTACCGGCTCGTCGTCGCCTAG
- a CDS encoding VIT family protein, producing the protein MRHSEVHRAHRIGWLRAAVLGANDGIVSTASLVLGVAAADATHESVVVAGVAGLVAGAMSMAAGEYVSVSSQRDTEEADLRRERAELAADPVLERDELAGIYVERGLDEATARAVAHQLMEHDALAAHARDELGIDTDGLAQPVVAALASAATFAVGAALPLLVVVLAPGPALRAAVATSSLALLCALGALAAGAGGASAWRGAVRVGFWGALAMALTTAVGRLFGAG; encoded by the coding sequence ATGCGCCACTCCGAGGTCCATCGCGCCCACCGCATCGGGTGGCTGCGCGCCGCCGTGCTCGGCGCGAACGACGGCATCGTCTCGACGGCGAGCCTCGTGCTCGGCGTCGCGGCCGCCGACGCGACGCACGAGAGCGTCGTCGTCGCGGGCGTCGCCGGCCTCGTCGCGGGCGCGATGTCGATGGCCGCGGGCGAGTACGTCTCGGTGAGCTCGCAGCGCGACACGGAGGAGGCCGACCTGCGGCGCGAGCGCGCGGAGCTCGCCGCCGACCCGGTCCTCGAGCGCGACGAGCTCGCGGGCATCTACGTGGAGCGCGGCCTCGACGAGGCGACGGCGCGCGCCGTCGCCCACCAGCTGATGGAGCACGACGCGCTCGCCGCCCACGCGCGCGACGAGCTCGGCATCGACACCGACGGGCTCGCGCAGCCGGTCGTGGCCGCGCTCGCCTCGGCGGCGACGTTCGCCGTCGGCGCCGCGCTGCCGCTGCTCGTCGTCGTGCTCGCACCGGGCCCGGCGCTGCGCGCGGCGGTCGCGACGTCGTCGCTCGCGCTGCTGTGCGCGCTCGGCGCGCTCGCGGCGGGGGCGGGCGGCGCGAGCGCCTGGCGCGGCGCGGTCCGCGTCGGGTTCTGGGGCGCGCTCGCGATGGCGCTCACGACGGCGGTCGGGCGGCTCTTCGGCGCCGGCTGA
- a CDS encoding class I SAM-dependent methyltransferase codes for MSDVPSDRWREGAAYEAYMGRWSRPLANAFVAWLREAPGSHWLEVGCGTGALTAAICADGEPASVVACDPSASFVEHARAQLADPRVSFVVAGVDALPARAGGFDAVASALVFNFLPDARAAVAAMRERLRPGGSLAACVWDYADGMELLRVFWDEAAAIDARAAALDEGARFPLCRASALASLFRECDLDDLRDDALAIATDFASFDDYWAPFLRGTGPAPSYVASLDAVGREALRARLERRLAPRAGAPVRLRARAWAVRGVAH; via the coding sequence ATGAGCGATGTCCCGAGCGATCGCTGGCGGGAGGGCGCGGCGTACGAGGCCTACATGGGCCGCTGGAGTCGACCGCTCGCGAACGCGTTCGTCGCCTGGCTGCGCGAGGCCCCGGGCTCGCACTGGCTCGAGGTCGGGTGCGGCACGGGTGCGCTGACGGCGGCGATCTGCGCGGACGGCGAGCCGGCATCGGTCGTCGCGTGCGATCCGTCGGCCTCCTTCGTCGAGCACGCGCGCGCGCAGCTCGCCGACCCGCGCGTCTCGTTCGTCGTCGCGGGCGTCGACGCGCTTCCCGCGCGCGCCGGCGGGTTCGACGCCGTCGCCTCCGCGCTCGTGTTCAACTTCCTGCCCGACGCGCGCGCCGCCGTCGCGGCGATGCGCGAGCGCCTGCGCCCGGGCGGAAGCCTCGCCGCCTGCGTCTGGGACTACGCCGACGGCATGGAGCTGCTGCGCGTCTTCTGGGACGAGGCCGCGGCGATCGATGCGCGCGCCGCCGCGCTCGACGAGGGCGCGCGCTTCCCGCTGTGCCGCGCGTCGGCGCTCGCCTCGCTCTTCCGCGAGTGCGACCTCGACGACCTGCGCGACGATGCGCTCGCGATCGCGACCGACTTCGCGAGCTTCGACGACTACTGGGCGCCGTTCCTCCGCGGCACGGGGCCGGCGCCGAGCTACGTCGCATCGCTCGACGCCGTGGGCCGCGAGGCCTTGCGCGCGCGGCTCGAACGGCGCCTCGCGCCGCGGGCGGGCGCGCCCGTGCGCCTGCGCGCGCGCGCGTGGGCGGTGCGCGGCGTGGCGCACTGA
- a CDS encoding amidohydrolase family protein yields MTWDLVIRGGRVVDGTGIAPYTADVGVRGGRIARIGRCDGPALRAIAADGAVVTPGFIDTHTHYDVQLDWDPTASPSSWHGVTTVLTGNCGFTLAPSRPEDVPWLAGMLSRVEGMSKEALAEGFTFGGGSFDDFWRRLDGRLGVNAGGYVGHCAVRRYVMGDDASERAATADEIAAMQALVRESMREGAIGFSTSQLDVHVGEDGREVPCNHAAHEEIVALASVLAEFDHGAIEIIPRSHAEGHDEQDRALVLELYRVSGKPVSLGLLAPTPNTPMAWQRTLEFAREAAARGARVHPQFATQKLGLHIRLCDTFVFDELPTWRAVLTAPQAERLRRLRDPDVRARMRAEVEDEGARNVSFDLGQLCVEAVRDDAHRPLLGRLVRDIAQERGIPVLDAFLDVALAEDLATSFEVASTEETRAFMDFVTRQTVADPLVMAGSSDGGAHLASFVGADYTTKLLTDWVPELLTLEQAVWRLTGMPAAVHGLRDRGVLRVGAKADLNVIDLDALEAGAHYLARDFPAGTDRWVVGATGYVATVVNGAVLMENGKHTGALPGEVIRGA; encoded by the coding sequence ATGACCTGGGATCTCGTGATTCGCGGCGGCCGCGTGGTCGACGGCACGGGCATCGCGCCCTACACGGCGGACGTCGGCGTGCGCGGCGGACGCATCGCGCGCATCGGACGCTGCGACGGGCCCGCGCTGCGCGCGATCGCCGCCGACGGCGCCGTCGTGACGCCGGGCTTCATCGACACGCACACGCACTACGACGTGCAGCTCGACTGGGACCCGACCGCGTCGCCCTCGTCGTGGCACGGCGTGACCACCGTGCTGACGGGCAACTGCGGCTTCACGCTGGCGCCGTCGCGCCCCGAGGACGTGCCGTGGCTCGCGGGCATGCTGAGCCGGGTCGAGGGCATGTCGAAGGAGGCGCTCGCCGAGGGCTTCACGTTCGGGGGCGGCAGCTTCGACGACTTCTGGCGCCGGCTCGACGGCCGCCTCGGCGTGAACGCGGGCGGCTACGTCGGGCACTGCGCCGTGCGCCGCTATGTGATGGGCGACGACGCGAGCGAGCGCGCGGCCACGGCCGACGAGATCGCCGCGATGCAGGCGCTCGTGCGCGAGAGCATGCGCGAGGGCGCGATCGGCTTCTCGACCTCGCAGCTCGACGTGCACGTCGGCGAGGACGGCCGCGAGGTGCCGTGCAACCACGCCGCGCACGAGGAGATCGTCGCGCTCGCGTCGGTGCTCGCCGAGTTCGACCACGGCGCGATCGAGATCATCCCGCGCTCGCACGCCGAGGGGCACGACGAGCAGGACCGCGCGCTCGTGCTCGAGCTCTACCGCGTGTCGGGCAAGCCCGTCTCGCTCGGCCTGCTCGCGCCGACGCCGAACACGCCGATGGCCTGGCAGCGCACGCTCGAGTTCGCGCGCGAGGCGGCGGCGCGCGGCGCGCGCGTCCACCCGCAGTTCGCGACGCAGAAGCTCGGCCTGCACATCCGCCTGTGCGACACGTTCGTGTTCGACGAGCTGCCGACCTGGCGCGCGGTGCTGACGGCGCCGCAGGCCGAGCGGCTGCGCCGCCTGCGCGACCCCGACGTGCGCGCGCGCATGCGCGCCGAGGTCGAGGACGAGGGCGCGCGCAACGTCTCGTTCGACCTCGGGCAGCTGTGCGTCGAGGCGGTGCGCGACGACGCGCACCGCCCGCTGCTCGGACGCCTCGTCCGCGACATCGCGCAGGAGCGCGGCATCCCCGTGCTCGACGCCTTCCTCGACGTCGCGCTCGCCGAGGATCTCGCGACGAGCTTCGAGGTGGCGTCGACCGAGGAGACGCGCGCATTCATGGACTTCGTGACGCGCCAGACCGTCGCCGACCCGCTCGTCATGGCCGGCAGCTCCGACGGCGGCGCGCACCTCGCGAGCTTCGTCGGCGCCGATTACACGACGAAGCTCCTCACCGACTGGGTGCCCGAGCTGCTCACGCTCGAGCAGGCCGTCTGGCGCCTCACCGGCATGCCGGCCGCCGTCCACGGCCTGCGCGACCGCGGCGTCCTGCGCGTCGGCGCGAAGGCCGACCTCAACGTGATCGACCTCGACGCGCTCGAGGCCGGCGCGCACTACCTCGCGCGCGACTTCCCGGCCGGCACCGACCGCTGGGTCGTCGGCGCGACGGGCTACGTCGCGACCGTCGTGAACGGCGCCGTGCTGATGGAGAACGGGAAGCACACGGGCGCGCTGCCGGGCGAGGTGATCCGCGGGGCCTGA
- a CDS encoding LLM class flavin-dependent oxidoreductase: MRIGLQLDPRGQRDLASTLSAFAAAERDGFASVWLGQVFEQDALTLLALAGTCTERIELGTSVVPLPTRHPTALAQQALTVQVATRGRLCLGVGSGHPALLERKLGLPADDVVGRTREALAVLRPLLRGEHVVHEGRYQRLRVATPIAAPKPPPVLLAALGPRMIALAAELADGVSLVYAGAAFVARAVRPRLPARARIVASLPVVVCDDAASARAAVDAYTGPSSRLPVYARVLAAQGAAHPSDVALVGDEARVEDGLEALAASGVTDLNPILVHVDGEPGAARRTREWLAERARRRARVRDLR, encoded by the coding sequence ATGAGGATCGGCCTGCAGCTCGACCCGCGCGGGCAGCGCGACCTCGCGTCGACGCTCTCCGCCTTCGCCGCCGCCGAGCGCGACGGCTTCGCGAGCGTGTGGCTCGGCCAGGTGTTCGAGCAGGACGCACTCACGCTGCTCGCGCTCGCCGGCACGTGCACGGAGCGCATCGAGCTCGGCACGTCGGTCGTGCCGCTGCCGACACGCCACCCGACGGCGCTCGCGCAGCAGGCGCTCACCGTGCAGGTCGCGACGCGCGGGCGGCTCTGCCTCGGCGTCGGCAGCGGGCACCCCGCGCTGCTCGAGCGCAAGCTCGGCCTGCCCGCCGACGACGTCGTCGGCCGCACGCGCGAGGCGCTCGCCGTGCTGCGCCCGCTCCTGCGCGGCGAGCACGTCGTGCACGAGGGGCGCTACCAGCGGCTGCGCGTGGCGACGCCCATCGCCGCGCCGAAGCCGCCGCCCGTGCTGCTCGCCGCGCTCGGCCCGCGCATGATCGCGCTCGCGGCCGAGCTCGCCGACGGCGTGTCGCTCGTCTACGCAGGGGCCGCCTTCGTCGCGCGCGCCGTGCGGCCGCGCCTTCCTGCGCGCGCGCGCATCGTCGCGAGCCTTCCCGTCGTCGTGTGCGACGACGCCGCGAGCGCGCGCGCCGCGGTCGACGCCTACACCGGCCCTTCGAGCCGCCTGCCCGTGTACGCGCGCGTGCTCGCGGCGCAGGGCGCCGCGCACCCGAGCGACGTCGCGCTCGTGGGCGACGAGGCGCGCGTCGAGGACGGGCTCGAGGCACTCGCGGCGAGCGGCGTGACGGACCTGAACCCGATCCTCGTGCACGTCGACGGCGAGCCCGGCGCCGCGCGGCGCACGCGCGAGTGGCTGGCGGAGCGGGCTCGTCGTCGCGCGCGCGTTCGGGATCTTCGTTAG